A stretch of Borrelia turcica IST7 DNA encodes these proteins:
- a CDS encoding potassium channel family protein, with amino-acid sequence MKTFVIIGLSNLGIHLLEDLSKLDCQIIIVDTSKELVEEYDVIATESFILDQFTKNALKKVIPVDTDAVIIDFDDDLGKSALVTHYCNLLGMREICVKTEDRDDAEILKTLGATKIIFPSKDAARRLTPLLVSPNLSTYNIIGYDIIVAETVIPKEYVGKTVLEADLRREKGITVIAVRNLSNSRYEFVDGDYFFLKDDKIVICGKPDSIENFTNNKDLIKDLIAASKEEGASYREEAKRLGVLRFFDFMKKFNKDKKSD; translated from the coding sequence GTGAAAACATTTGTTATTATTGGTCTTAGTAACCTAGGCATACATCTTCTTGAGGATTTGAGTAAACTTGATTGTCAAATTATTATTGTTGATACATCAAAAGAGTTAGTTGAAGAATATGATGTGATTGCTACTGAGAGCTTTATTCTTGATCAATTTACTAAAAATGCTTTGAAAAAAGTAATTCCTGTAGATACGGATGCTGTCATTATTGATTTTGATGATGATCTTGGAAAGAGCGCTCTTGTTACTCATTATTGTAATCTTTTAGGTATGAGAGAAATATGTGTTAAAACTGAGGATAGGGATGATGCTGAAATATTAAAAACCCTTGGAGCTACAAAAATTATATTTCCAAGTAAGGATGCGGCAAGGAGATTAACTCCATTATTGGTTTCTCCCAATCTTTCGACATATAATATTATTGGGTATGATATTATTGTTGCTGAAACTGTTATTCCTAAAGAATATGTGGGAAAGACAGTTCTTGAGGCTGATTTGAGAAGAGAAAAGGGTATTACTGTGATTGCTGTTAGAAATTTAAGTAATTCTAGATATGAGTTTGTGGATGGTGATTATTTTTTTTTAAAAGATGATAAAATTGTGATTTGTGGGAAGCCTGATAGTATTGAGAATTTTACAAATAATAAAGATTTGATTAAGGACTTAATTGCGGCTTCTAAAGAAGAGGGGGCTTCATACAGGGAAGAGGCTAAGAGGTTGGGGGTTTTAAGGTTTTTTGATTTCATGAAAAAGTTTAATAAAGATAAGAAGAGCGATTAA
- a CDS encoding MinD/ParA family protein, with amino-acid sequence MTKIIPIASGKGGVGKTSFVANIGYKLSSLGKTVILVDLDLGGSNLHTCLGVKNTGVGIGSFINKREKNFSNLIVETPYNKLYLIPGDALYAGTANLPFSIKKKIIDSIQRDLVADFVFIDLGSGTSYNTVDFYLVAYSGIIVTVPETPSILNAYSFLKNALYRLLYLGFPPKSAEREYISNFFKEKIEGANVKFKDLVTGIELISLSSSLKVKKMMNNFYPRVVLNRIESSEEIGMCENLINVVKNNINIPIEFIGFVPFAKSFRESVNNRIPFIDFDKNSKLNKYFEFIANNLIKSPLEGSPYIYDDIYDMIKDQSQFIRN; translated from the coding sequence ATGACTAAGATTATTCCTATTGCAAGCGGAAAAGGTGGTGTTGGTAAGACCTCTTTTGTTGCAAATATTGGCTATAAACTTTCAAGTTTAGGAAAGACTGTAATACTAGTTGATCTTGACCTTGGTGGTTCTAATCTACATACATGTTTAGGGGTTAAAAATACTGGGGTTGGAATAGGGTCTTTTATTAATAAGCGTGAAAAAAATTTTTCAAATTTAATTGTTGAAACACCTTATAATAAGCTTTATTTAATTCCAGGGGATGCTCTTTATGCAGGGACAGCCAATCTTCCTTTTTCTATCAAAAAGAAGATAATTGATTCAATTCAAAGAGATCTTGTTGCGGATTTTGTTTTCATAGATTTAGGTTCAGGAACATCTTATAATACGGTAGATTTTTATTTGGTAGCTTACAGTGGTATTATTGTTACTGTACCAGAGACTCCTTCCATACTTAATGCATATTCGTTTTTAAAAAATGCACTTTATCGTCTTTTGTATTTAGGTTTTCCCCCAAAGAGCGCTGAGCGTGAATATATTAGTAATTTCTTTAAAGAAAAAATAGAAGGAGCAAATGTTAAGTTTAAAGATTTAGTTACAGGAATTGAGCTTATATCTTTAAGTTCATCTCTTAAGGTAAAAAAGATGATGAATAATTTTTACCCTAGAGTTGTGCTTAATAGAATAGAGTCTAGTGAAGAAATAGGTATGTGTGAAAATTTAATAAATGTGGTTAAGAATAATATTAATATACCAATAGAATTTATTGGATTTGTTCCATTTGCAAAGAGTTTTAGAGAATCTGTTAATAATAGAATTCCATTTATTGATTTTGATAAAAATTCAAAACTCAATAAGTATTTCGAGTTTATTGCGAACAATTTGATTAAGTCTCCTCTTGAAGGGTCGCCTTATATTTATGACGACATATACGATATGATTAAGGATCAAAGTCAATTTATTAGAAACTAG
- a CDS encoding ATP-dependent 6-phosphofructokinase translates to MYRIKDKELDFRIESLGECKQNNPLINFYASESHVHFANEINKIRFSVYKNEESCDKYEDILLEKAGPRDKIYFIPKHVKAAITTCGGLCPGFNDVIRSIVRTLWKVYGVRNIYGVKFGYQGLLPESNSPFVQLNPDIVDDINQFGGTILGSSRGGIKPVEIVDTLERMNINMIFNIGGDGTQKGSILIAEEIARRNLKIAVVGIPKTVDNDFMFVQKSFGFETAVEQAVSAVAGAHFEANSAYNGIGLVKVMGRDSGFIAAYTALSSNDVNFCLIPELDFDIEGPNGFLAHLERRLLEKESLDEIPHAVILIAEGAGQKYFDPSSRRRDDSGNLLYEDIGLYLKDKITEYFKVKNIPITLKYIDPSYIIRSSPANASDSLYCARLGSNAVHAAMAGKTKLLVSLWSTKFVHIPIEMAVIDRNKVNINGSFWRDVLASTGQPFSMKN, encoded by the coding sequence ATGTATAGGATTAAGGATAAGGAATTAGATTTTAGAATAGAAAGTTTAGGAGAATGTAAACAAAATAATCCTTTAATTAATTTTTATGCTAGTGAAAGTCATGTTCATTTTGCTAATGAGATTAATAAAATTAGATTTAGTGTTTATAAAAATGAAGAAAGTTGTGATAAATATGAAGATATTCTTTTAGAGAAAGCTGGACCTAGAGATAAGATATATTTTATTCCAAAACATGTTAAGGCGGCTATTACTACTTGTGGGGGGCTTTGTCCTGGATTTAATGATGTTATTCGTTCCATTGTGAGGACATTATGGAAAGTGTACGGAGTTCGTAATATTTATGGTGTTAAATTTGGGTATCAAGGGCTTTTACCAGAGTCTAACTCGCCTTTTGTTCAACTTAATCCGGATATAGTGGATGATATTAATCAGTTTGGCGGTACAATACTTGGTTCCTCAAGGGGAGGAATTAAACCTGTTGAAATAGTTGATACTTTAGAGAGAATGAATATTAATATGATCTTTAATATTGGTGGAGATGGAACACAGAAGGGTTCTATTTTAATTGCTGAGGAGATAGCTAGGAGAAATTTAAAAATTGCTGTTGTGGGAATACCTAAGACAGTTGATAATGACTTTATGTTTGTTCAAAAATCATTTGGATTTGAAACAGCAGTAGAGCAGGCAGTTTCTGCTGTTGCTGGTGCACATTTTGAGGCAAATAGTGCTTATAATGGAATTGGTCTTGTTAAGGTTATGGGTAGGGATTCTGGGTTTATTGCTGCTTATACTGCTTTATCTTCGAATGATGTTAACTTTTGTTTAATACCAGAGTTAGATTTTGACATTGAAGGCCCTAATGGATTTCTTGCGCATCTTGAGAGGAGACTTTTGGAAAAAGAGAGTTTAGATGAAATACCTCATGCAGTAATATTAATAGCAGAAGGAGCGGGACAAAAATATTTTGATCCTAGTAGTCGCAGAAGAGATGATTCTGGTAATTTGCTTTATGAGGATATTGGGCTTTACCTTAAAGATAAGATTACAGAGTATTTTAAGGTTAAAAATATTCCAATCACTCTTAAGTATATTGACCCTAGTTATATTATTAGAAGTTCACCAGCTAATGCTAGTGATTCTCTTTATTGTGCTCGCCTTGGCTCAAATGCTGTTCATGCTGCTATGGCGGGGAAAACAAAATTATTAGTTAGCTTGTGGAGTACAAAATTTGTGCATATCCCAATAGAAATGGCAGTAATTGACAGAAATAAAGTTAATATAAATGGTTCTTTTTGGAGAGATGTTCTTGCAAGTACTGGTCAGCCATTTAGTATGAAGAACTAA
- a CDS encoding CoA-disulfide reductase, whose product MKIIIIGGTAAGTSAAAKAKRINKELNITIYEKTDTTSFGACGLPYFIGGFFDDANKMIARTPDEFEQNGISVCTRHEVIQVDIKNSTLKVKNLKTGEIFNDTYDKLVIATGGNPIIPPISNIQLSNFYTLRNMQDGKEIRELFKKKEINDIAIIGAGYIGIEMVDAAKNRGKNVRIIQLDKRILIESFDKEITNIMEEELIKNNVLLHTNEFVKSLVGKEKVEGIVTNKGEYKADLVILSTGIRPATEFLEGQLETFKNGAIVINEYGETSVANVFSAGDCATVYNIVSKQNDYIPLATTASKIGKIIGENLSGQRVSFKGTLGSASIKVLSLEAARTGLTEEAALRLGIKYKTVFIKDKNHTNYYPTQEDLYIKLIYNEETEEIIGAQAIGKNGAALRMHALSLAIYSKITTKELGMLDFAYSPPFSKTWDALNVAGNAAK is encoded by the coding sequence ATGAAAATAATCATTATCGGAGGCACTGCTGCGGGTACAAGTGCTGCTGCTAAAGCAAAAAGAATAAATAAAGAATTAAATATTACTATTTATGAAAAAACAGATACTACATCTTTCGGAGCTTGTGGACTACCGTACTTTATTGGCGGATTCTTTGATGATGCAAATAAAATGATAGCTAGAACACCTGATGAATTTGAGCAAAATGGAATATCTGTATGTACCAGACATGAAGTTATTCAAGTAGACATCAAAAATAGTACTCTTAAAGTTAAAAATCTAAAAACTGGGGAAATATTTAATGATACTTATGATAAATTAGTGATTGCAACAGGAGGTAACCCTATTATTCCTCCTATTAGTAATATCCAACTAAGTAATTTTTATACACTAAGAAACATGCAAGACGGAAAAGAAATAAGAGAACTCTTTAAGAAAAAAGAAATAAATGACATAGCAATCATTGGAGCTGGATATATTGGAATTGAAATGGTAGATGCCGCTAAAAATAGAGGGAAAAATGTAAGAATTATTCAACTAGATAAGCGAATACTTATTGAATCATTTGACAAAGAAATTACTAATATAATGGAAGAAGAACTAATTAAGAACAACGTTTTACTCCATACAAATGAATTTGTAAAAAGTTTAGTAGGAAAAGAAAAAGTTGAAGGCATCGTTACAAACAAAGGTGAATATAAGGCAGACCTTGTAATTCTCTCTACGGGAATACGTCCTGCTACTGAATTTTTAGAAGGACAACTTGAGACTTTTAAAAACGGTGCTATAGTTATTAATGAATATGGCGAAACTAGTGTAGCGAATGTTTTCTCTGCAGGAGATTGTGCTACAGTATACAATATTGTAAGCAAGCAGAATGATTATATTCCTCTTGCAACAACAGCTAGCAAAATAGGCAAAATAATAGGTGAAAATTTATCAGGACAACGCGTTTCTTTTAAAGGAACGCTAGGGTCCGCATCCATTAAGGTTTTGTCTCTTGAAGCAGCAAGGACTGGTCTTACGGAAGAAGCCGCTTTAAGGCTTGGTATAAAATATAAAACAGTATTTATAAAAGATAAAAATCACACAAATTATTACCCAACACAAGAAGACCTATACATTAAGTTAATCTACAATGAAGAAACAGAAGAAATAATCGGAGCACAAGCGATCGGAAAGAACGGAGCCGCTTTAAGAATGCATGCACTATCTCTTGCAATTTATTCAAAAATTACAACAAAGGAACTTGGAATGCTAGATTTTGCATATTCACCTCCTTTCTCAAAAACTTGGGATGCTCTAAATGTCGCGGGTAACGCAGCAAAGTAA
- a CDS encoding L-cystine transporter, whose amino-acid sequence MNIRIIYTLSNIVIMFGLLGLLYFFHKKHISFTKRIFIALGLGLIFGMSMQYFYESEPMIIKESVKWINILGTGYVRLLKMIVIPLIIVSIISAIIKLTNTQDVWKMSLSVILVLVFTAGIASIIGIYTSLFFNLTAESLQFGEDEIAYGKNLNQGLDRLNHTSITQRLSELIPENIFEDMAGMRPSSTIGVVIFAALVGIAALRVSRKKPESIEFFKQIMATAQDLTSGILVLILKLTPYAILAMITKISATSDISSIMNLGKFVLASYVAIGITILMHMTLIALNRLNPITFIKKAFPVLTFAFISRSSSATIPVNVEVQTEQLGVSEGIANLSSSFGASIGQNGCAALHPAMLAIMIAPTQGINPTDPSFILQLIGIIIITSFGVAGVGGGATMASLMVLSSMNLPVELVGLLISIEPLIDMGRTSANVSDSMVAGVITAKNLNQLDINIYNNKNKIENKEFE is encoded by the coding sequence ATGAATATAAGAATAATATACACATTATCAAACATAGTGATTATGTTTGGTCTACTAGGACTACTCTATTTTTTTCATAAAAAACATATCTCATTTACAAAAAGAATATTTATAGCGCTAGGTCTAGGATTAATTTTTGGTATGTCTATGCAATATTTTTATGAATCAGAGCCTATGATAATAAAAGAAAGCGTTAAGTGGATTAATATTTTAGGAACTGGTTATGTAAGACTTCTTAAAATGATTGTAATACCTCTCATAATTGTCTCAATAATATCTGCAATAATAAAATTAACAAACACCCAAGATGTTTGGAAAATGAGTTTATCTGTAATATTAGTACTTGTATTTACAGCAGGAATTGCATCCATAATTGGAATTTACACATCCTTATTCTTTAATTTAACAGCAGAATCACTTCAATTTGGTGAAGATGAAATTGCATATGGAAAAAATTTAAACCAAGGTCTTGATCGACTAAACCATACTTCAATTACACAAAGACTATCAGAACTTATTCCTGAAAACATATTTGAAGACATGGCAGGAATGAGACCAAGCTCAACAATTGGAGTAGTAATATTTGCTGCTTTAGTAGGCATAGCTGCTCTTAGAGTTTCAAGGAAAAAACCAGAATCAATAGAATTTTTCAAACAAATAATGGCAACAGCACAAGATTTAACTTCAGGAATACTAGTTTTAATTTTAAAGTTAACACCCTACGCCATATTAGCAATGATTACAAAAATATCGGCAACAAGCGATATTTCAAGCATAATGAACCTTGGAAAATTTGTACTTGCTTCTTATGTTGCTATTGGTATTACCATTTTAATGCACATGACATTAATTGCCCTTAATAGACTAAATCCAATTACTTTCATTAAAAAAGCATTTCCTGTTTTAACATTTGCATTCATATCTCGTTCTAGCTCAGCAACAATACCTGTTAATGTAGAAGTACAAACTGAACAATTAGGAGTTAGCGAAGGTATTGCTAATCTTTCTAGTTCATTTGGAGCTTCAATCGGACAGAATGGTTGTGCGGCACTCCATCCTGCTATGTTAGCAATAATGATTGCCCCTACTCAAGGGATAAATCCAACAGATCCCTCATTTATACTTCAACTCATAGGAATAATAATAATAACCTCATTTGGAGTAGCTGGAGTCGGAGGAGGAGCAACAATGGCATCTTTAATGGTTCTCTCTTCAATGAATCTACCTGTAGAACTAGTTGGACTTTTAATATCTATTGAACCTCTAATTGATATGGGGCGAACATCTGCTAATGTAAGTGACTCAATGGTTGCAGGAGTAATTACGGCAAAAAATCTAAATCAATTAGACATCAACATTTACAACAACAAAAATAAAATAGAAAATAAGGAATTTGAATGA
- a CDS encoding glucose-6-phosphate isomerase, with protein sequence MPNYQNLNKLKNFQALTKINPEVLSQTLSSDRIKNYDIKIDGNNVHYNYATKQINEAHLKIFQNLSDEANLIEKYKEIIDGNNINISENRKVLHHLTRGQLGTEVTENNENMREFFNRELKRIFEFAKQVHNGSIKSIKGKTFKNVVQIGIGGSSLGPKALYTAIKNYAKQKDLHLMKAYFISNVDPDESEEVLSEIDLNETLFIIVSKSGTTLETASNMQFLIKKLEDNGITEYQKQIIIITSKGSMLALEKGYLEYFFMHDSIGGRFSPTSAVGITLITLCFTEHVTKEILQGAHEVDKRALNKNVRENAPLLAALISIYESNILNYSSNCIVAYSKAMENFYLHLQQLEMESNGKSVNRFGEIIDYKTVRIIWGGIGTDVQHSFFQMLHQGTEIVPMDLIGFSESQLKKDVIVEGTSNNDKLKANLIAQIIAFSQGKEDINRNKNFEGGRPSSLIYSKELTAYVVGALLAHYENKVMFEGFLLNINSFDQEGVQLGKIIATQILNKNDIKNEIITSYENLL encoded by the coding sequence ATGCCCAATTACCAAAATCTTAATAAACTTAAAAATTTTCAAGCGCTAACAAAAATCAACCCCGAAGTACTAAGTCAAACTTTAAGTTCAGATAGAATAAAAAACTACGATATTAAAATAGACGGTAATAATGTACATTACAACTATGCTACAAAACAAATTAATGAGGCTCATCTAAAAATATTTCAAAATTTAAGTGATGAAGCAAACTTAATAGAAAAATATAAAGAAATAATTGATGGGAATAATATTAACATCAGTGAAAACAGAAAAGTTTTACACCATTTAACAAGAGGCCAGCTGGGTACAGAAGTAACAGAGAATAATGAAAATATGCGAGAATTTTTTAACAGAGAGCTTAAAAGAATTTTCGAATTTGCAAAACAAGTTCACAATGGGTCAATTAAAAGCATAAAAGGCAAGACATTTAAAAATGTGGTACAGATTGGTATTGGTGGTTCAAGTCTTGGTCCAAAAGCACTATATACAGCAATTAAAAATTATGCTAAGCAGAAAGACTTACATCTAATGAAAGCTTATTTCATTTCAAATGTTGATCCAGACGAATCTGAAGAAGTTTTAAGCGAAATAGACCTTAATGAGACTCTATTTATTATAGTATCAAAAAGCGGAACAACACTAGAAACTGCCTCTAATATGCAATTTTTAATTAAAAAATTAGAAGATAATGGCATTACAGAATACCAAAAACAAATTATAATCATTACCTCAAAGGGAAGTATGCTAGCACTTGAAAAGGGATATCTTGAATACTTCTTTATGCACGATTCAATTGGTGGAAGATTTTCACCAACATCCGCCGTTGGAATTACTCTTATTACTCTTTGCTTTACAGAACATGTTACAAAAGAAATATTGCAAGGAGCTCATGAAGTTGATAAGAGAGCATTAAACAAAAACGTAAGAGAAAATGCGCCTCTTCTGGCAGCTCTAATTAGCATATACGAAAGTAATATACTTAATTATAGTAGCAATTGTATTGTTGCATACTCAAAAGCAATGGAAAACTTTTATCTTCACTTACAACAACTTGAAATGGAAAGCAATGGAAAAAGCGTAAACCGATTTGGAGAAATAATAGATTATAAAACAGTCAGAATCATTTGGGGAGGAATTGGCACAGATGTGCAACATTCATTTTTCCAAATGCTTCACCAAGGAACAGAAATTGTACCAATGGATTTAATTGGGTTTAGTGAATCTCAACTAAAGAAAGATGTAATTGTAGAGGGAACGTCAAACAATGACAAGTTAAAAGCAAATTTAATAGCTCAAATCATTGCATTCTCTCAAGGTAAAGAAGACATAAACAGAAATAAAAACTTTGAAGGAGGGAGACCTTCATCATTAATATATTCAAAAGAACTTACTGCTTATGTAGTGGGTGCACTACTAGCTCACTATGAAAACAAAGTAATGTTTGAAGGCTTTTTACTTAACATAAATTCATTTGACCAAGAAGGAGTTCAACTTGGGAAGATAATTGCAACTCAAATCCTAAATAAAAATGATATCAAAAACGAAATAATAACATCTTACGAGAACTTACTGTAA